Below is a genomic region from Carassius carassius chromosome 50, fCarCar2.1, whole genome shotgun sequence.
agaaaatttgGGGGTGTACTTAGTGTTTCAGTACTGCCCCGCcccttgccaaagcagcaagttcTGTCTGCTCTGGTATAGTTAagggtcccgttcttcgtgatcccatgttttaaactttagttagtgtgtaatgttgttgttagagtataaataatatctgtaaaattctaaagctcaaagttcaatgccaagtgagatattttatttaacagaattcgcctacatcgaacgaccagtttggactacatccctctacttcctgcagtaatgacgccACTAAAACccacccacatgaatacacatacctccgcccacatgaatacacaaaaaaggggggcGTAGTCTTGTTGCGTTccgatggagaagaggaagagttgcgtttgtgtttgtcgccatgtcgtcgaatatatatatatatatatatatatatatatatatatatatatactctgctCAAGAGCAAGTTTCCTCACTTCAATAATCTATATGTGAGTTTGCTGTGATTTTATTGCATAcaatgtttgatcaaaaataacacATTCTTGACACAAATTGTGTAACTACACATTAGTGTGTAAAATTTCAACAAACTGTCTATGTTAGGATGAATAACTCAATGTCTTATCCTTATCTAGACAGAGGtgtgttaagaaatatcacaagaTGATTCTAtaggctacttaaaaaaaaaattcacagtggATAATTTCAGCAGTGTTAGATGTGcaacaataaacaaatgtttagaatgataaccttaaaaaaaacatttctagctGTGATATTTTTACTTGTCAGATtaagacctcaagtggtgaaagtaggccagtacacctccaactccatcaccctgaatgtacccccacagggctgtgtcctgaatcccctgctctactctctctacacacatgactgcgtgtcttgcCACAGCTCCACATatattatcaaatttgctgatgaaaCTGTTGTTCTGGGCCTCATTTCCAACAACAGTGAAGCtacatacttggatgaggtagagaaactaCCATCATGGTACCAGGACAATTGTCTCTCtgtgaatgtgagcaaaactaaagaactgattgtggacttcaggaagagacagcagcagccctatactcctcttatgatcagcgggacccctgtggagagggtgagcagcttcaagtaccttggtgtaaacatctccgaggacctgacttggactactcacattcaaacacaggttaataaagccaggcaaagactttaacatctgcgacagctgaggaaattcagggtctcaccagcaatcctgaaagcTTTCCATTCATGGggccatagaaagtgtattgactcagtgtggtatggaagcagctccagtcaagactgcaaatccctactctcccctctctgcaggacatctactgtacctcaaacgctgcaaaagcagagctggaAAAATCATTAAGGACAAAAATCACCCTGGTAACTCTCTTTTCATTTtcctgccatctggtaagcgcttttgtagcctgatggcaaaaccTGAGAGATTTAGAAGGAGCTTCTTCCTCctggccatcaggctcctaaactcaaactcAGTCTCTTAACCTCTACATGACTTCACTTAATAATCAGTAAGATACTGAATATACTGACATTGACACTTGCACACAGcaatttctattatttttatttacatttttacctcTATTGCTGCTATCTAAATACCCTGTACAACCTGTGTGCctgaccattttattttattagcattttattgtattcttattttattcttcttattattattatcttactttttccatttcttatttttttatatataattttcttgtgtttgtattctttaataattgcactgtccatggagcggacctgacttacatttcactgctggtcatatGCTCTCCATATAACCATGTATGTGACAATTCAAATCTTGAATCAGTGACCATAGCCAGCTCATGCATTTGTAAGGAGCAAACTGTTGTATCGTAGACACCAGGGAAAAACTCAGAGAACACAGAAACTTCTGAATGGTCTCTCTTTATTAGGACTCATCTCTATAGCCAACACAGAAGACACCAAGCACACCCCACTGAGCGTTCTTCTCTGCTTTTAACAGTGCTACACAGCCCACACATCCAGTGCGCCACCGCCTCCTACTTGACAAACATAATATCACCCTTAACATACAACACAAACTGTGGGATCTCCATCATTATTGGGTAATTACTGTGAACAGTAATAAGAACAAAGACCTACATTTATCAGATAATCAGAATATGTTACACATAATAAGGAAACAATTCTTAGTGGTAGCCTAAAATTTAGGAGACAGCAGTGGCATTAATGTTTCATTTCTTTTCTATATTAGCATTTAGATGCTCGTGACAATATCTAGTTTGTCCAATGGATGTTTTCTCTAGCATTAAGACATGCAACATATTTTACAGCACTGCTCAGCTCCTCTgatgtatggaattacatttgtttcaataaaaattaaaataactttataaaactgaacgtaactttttcagaaactatcaaaaatatgccattacaaaagaagaaaaacataatgaaaatgaaaaaaaaaatgaactcagtcgcacataTTTAACagtcgtgggggcgggcttaacagtgatctactctgattggatagtgagcatttgatggacaggtgctctctgaccgggaagtacagacatcACTCAGTggtgcgcatattggaaagctctcacggtgattaaatctggtctctaccacaaaaattatttttcagacaAAGTGAAATCAATTTCTTTTAAGCTTATACACAGGTTCTTTCTGTagagaagtttatacaaagatttaaatctgacattgatcttacaaactctttttgttcgagttctgaagaaactgtacaattattttggtcatgttactacactcagaaactttgggatgataggctattggtgtgtttgtcaagtgtaagattttgccaggcttctcagtacatatgaaaacattatatttgggtattatgactctgaccccacacacgaaaatatcagttttgttattaatttaaaaaaaatcctaaacaattttcacattcacatatgcaaattctccaactgtaaacctgttttctctgttttcctaaaagaaatggaaaactatttgaatgtaatctcagtatctactaataagaaagctataaggactgttagaatttgctccgCCTTTGAtcatgtgtaattttgtttagattttggccctcttttctttagttctatttttttttttttttttttggtggatatTATGTGCTGTATGTTtatgcttttgtatttttttgttctctgcattaaaaaagaaaagaaaaaagataaaaaactcgcggtgatttgtatgcaaaaCGTCTcgctttgtattactaaatatgtaaataatatttgaccttcgatcgtctcagtctgtaaagataagctctcaggagacacggagcggcgtcatcttcctcctccgcttgtccttcaaggaagcttgaagtaagcttgtgctactgaagtaaccaataacatctatacaagtttttcatgttacagtgtgcaacagtttgttGCGGGATATTATTgccattcagtaacacaagcttacttcaagctgccttgaaggacaagagctcatctttacagactgagacgatctaaggtcaaatattatttacatatttagtaatacaaatcacagcgagagctttccaatatgcgcgccactgggtggcgtctgtacttcccggccagagagcacctgtccatcaaaagtgtactatccaatcagagtagatcactgttaagcccgcccccacgagaagtttgtttcaaaacaccaaacgaaaaactgcgaagtgtaagcgaaatctgtggcaatgaattcagaatccacgattagcgaaacaaatctttgaaaaacattaacaaagaatgaagcatatttgaagagcctgttaaatttgtgcaactgtgttaatttttttcattttcattgtgtttttcttcttttgtaatggcatatttttgatagtttctgacaAAGTTatacagttttataaagtttcgttcatttttattgaaccaaatgtaattccatactgaTGTTGATCATTCCGGTTGAGTGTCTGACGTGTGCACGTTCCCGCACGAACATTTGCTGGACAGCGACCTCTGTTCACAGTTTTCAGTATTGCTCTTTGTTATCAGCCTACATATTAAAAAAGTATAGTTAActtatgttaacaaaaaaaaacctttttgtaaagtgttatcaTCTTTAGTTACTTGCAGTATTActgtacatttgaaaaataaataaatgaagtgtTAAACgtgtatttttaatgttacattacttttgatggctgaattaatatatttattacttatatagatgaaaatactgtacattaaataACAATAGATGGAAATAgaataagaaaaaacaaatacTATATTGATTAAATGTGGATTCATTGATTTTGCAATTTGCAAAGATTaaaagattaatataaatttgtatATACAGCCCATGACTCCCATTTTCATAAATTAAGTCGGGGATAATGGGGCCTGATTAATCCAGCACAGAGAGAGTCTGCCTTCCTCCAACAGTAGTTATTAAGtaattaaaaaactaattaaagaaATTCAGTAATGAAAATTaaagttatacttaaaaaatgcaTCCTGTATTTTTTAGATTGCATTATTTTTAAtgactgaatttatttaaatatgaaatataatgaaatgaaataatgcaaatatagaatagaaataaaataaccaATATAATAATGAAGTAATGTTTCAATGATTttgctctgtatgtgtgtgtgatatatgaatatgaatgattATGTCTATACattcataagcacacacacacacacacacacacacacacacacacacacacacacacacacacacacacacacacacacacaaacacacacacacatacatacatatacataaatttgtataatatatgtatatatgcagaCCCAAAATTGCATTTTCATGCAGCTTTGCTCCTCTGTATAATTAATGATGTGTTCAAGACCAAAACTgcagtgcattaaaaaaaaaaaaaaaaaaaaaaaaatattggccaCCGCTGAAGTTGTGAAGTGAAGGCGACAGTTTCAGAAGGGTGTTTTTCTCAGAATAATGATGGTCTGATCTACGTGTCTTTTCCAGTGAACTGAAAGGCCCGTTCTGCTCTTCTGACAAGAACATATTTTAAACTAATTCTTTAAAAAGGAGTCAAGTTTAATGTAGATTAAGTGGATGACTTTGTCCTGCAATTATATGGAGAAACTTTTAAATCACTTAATTCATTTAAATCCTGAAAAAGGCCAATAGAGTGATTCAAATCTCACATTAGCCAGTTTGActaattttatcatattttacataACACTAAGTACCTCATATCAAAATGAGTCAAGGTTTCTCAGGTCActtattaaagcaataaaaatGACTCAGACAGTTTGTGAGCAAGATGATTATATAActgatacatacatatatttacacattctaGTAGAGTATTTGCATATGTGCCATTTACTGAACATGAAAATGAGAGTACATATCATACAAAAAACCACAGGCCAAATGTGCTGAACACTAAGATCTTGATCATTATCAGGCTGAGTAGATTTTTCTAAGATGCATCACCTTTATATTACATCTTCACATGGCTTTCCATTGTTTCGAGAAGAACAACCCTTTATGTAATATGTAAAGAGCATTTCATGAATCTATTATAAAcagattaagaaaaaaagttgGAACATCATATGGATACCACATGAAATGCTAAACACTGAAAACATTAAGTGCACCATATCACCAGATCAATGACAGATGGAAATAGTTGGTTTATAATGAAaacaggaagtttttttttttttcacacagtgCCATCTTAACCACTATGAAAACATATGACTTGTGTGGGatcttgataaaaaaaacaataatttaattgaatGCTTAGGCAAAACAGTACTTACATCTAAATAAGTGAAATACACATTAATAatctatagaaaataataattagtagAATTGCAAACCCagttccaaaaaagttgggacactgtacaaattgtgaaaaaaaaaaaaaaaaaatgcaatgatgtcgaagtttcaaatttctattttattcagaatacaacatagatgacatatcaaatgtttaaactgagaaaatgtatcattttaagggaaaaatcagttgattttaaatttcatggcattaaCACAtctccaaaaagttgggacaaggccatgtttgccactgtgtggcatcccctcttctttttataacagtctgtaaacgtctggggactgaggagacaagttgctcaagtttaggaataggaatgttgtcccattcttgtctaatacaggtttAGTTGCTCAacgtcttaggtcttctttgtcacatcttcctctttatgatgcactaaatgttttctatgggtgaaagatctggactacaGGCTGACCATTTCAGtatccggatccttcttctactcagccatgatgttgtaattgatgcagtatgtggtctggcattgtcatgttggagaaGATTTCTGGATGGgggcatatgttgttctagaacttggatatacctttcaagATTGATGGTGCTGTTAGATTTTGCTGTATTTGGCTGAGCAGTAGTTTGGGTGGCTCGCCAATGTACTAGATTTCtctaatacataaaataagtaaGTTTGACCAAAGTTCTTGTGGGGATAAGAATTTATTGAAGGTAGCAATGCATCAGTTCCTCAGCAGTGTTGTTAGCATGTTATCCTTCAAACAATCTTAACCCAAGGTACTGTCTGTGAGACCAGACCTTTATACCTTTTAACAAATGtgctacaaacaatacaataacacCCCATGGAGAGCCAATGATAGTGTAACCTTTTGATGACTTCTTAGGatctctcccatggagagcccattCATTGATCTTATGTTGACCTTAGAGGCTGATTGTATGGGCCATTTGGTTTACACTTCTGTGAACAAAGAACAGTTGGCTACAGTTTGCAAATAAGTTCAActaaagttaattaaaaacaaataatctttcagtgcctttccagatgtgtaagctgcccatgcccaacacagtctcactccctactcgtcaaatgtctgacgcatggtcaagtgttgctttggtcaaactcacctctgaatgctgttttacctgcagttgagtgttgttaaactcaccgctgatgaACGCGCTAATCCTTTGCACAGAGGGCACGgtgatatcagattgcgagggtttttaaacatcaaaaaacagtttgagggccagataaaaatgaTCTGGTGGCCGCCATTTGACTCGCCCTGGCATAgataattttttgtagcctattcttttcttatttgtattaattgtagTCTCGACCCACACAAGGCAGACAACGAGTTGCGGTGTgctatagggtgaccatataaGCCATTTTCCcgggacgcgtccttgccaggatttctatattgcctaaaacatccaaagtagtttgaccaataacatgcaggtatgttacataatcaaccaatcgtatcgtgtgagaaggtgagatcaacagagaacgatcaaagcaatgcaaatacacgtacgtgtttgttcgttcatgcgacttgaagcgtcgctgtgcaccgatcattgtatgacaccaaagtatcAAGAGATTGATTtgaatgcataaggagccgtctgctctgctctctatagctcttatgaatgtcatacaatgatcgatctgcacagcataaacagccaaaatctgtatattttaggcaatataagaATCCTGtcaaggacgtgtcctgggaaaatggttcatatggtcaccctaggtgTGCTGACCCAAGATGTCAAATTTCAACACTGTTGAAATCTTTtgaagtctatcggactaacctgcacgttgaaaaatgacgccaaaggtatacccagtgcaTTAAAAAGTGACGCCAGGgtcccttgaccatgcgtcagacatttgacgagtagggagtgagactgttgccatgccacacgcactcatgtaaccccataccatcagagatgcaggcttctgaactgagcgctgataacaacttgggttgtccttgttttctttagtccagatgacatggtgtcccagtttaccaaaaagaacttcaaattttgattcgtctgaccacagaacagttttccactttgccacagtccattttaaattagccttggcccagagaaaacgcctgcgcttctggatcatggtTCGATGTGCCTTCTTTTTTGACcgatagagttttagccggcaacggcgaatggcactgtggattgtgttcaccgacaaagTTTTCTGGAAATGTTCCTGAGCCCATGTTCTGATTtctattacagtagcattcctgtatgtgatgcagtgccgtctaaggccCCGAAGATCACGggtatccagtatggttttccagccttgacccttacgcacagagattgttccagaatctctgaatctttggatgatattatgcagtgtagatgatgataactttaaactcttttaaatttttctctgagaaactctatATTGTACCAGTATTTTTCTCCGGGGAATTGGTGATTCTGTGCCCATCTTgatttctgagagacactgccactctgagaggctctttttatacccagtcatgttgccaattgacctaataagttgcaaattggtcctccagctgttccttatatgtacatttaacttttccggcctcttattgctacctgtccctcCTTTtcggaatgtgtagctctcatgaaatccaaaatgagcaaatagcatgacatttcaaaatgtctcaccttCAACATTTGATTTGTTATCTAAatctattatgaataaaatataagtttatgagatttgtaaattattccattccttttttactcacaatttgtacagtgtcccaacctttctggaatcgggtttgtatttaaattgttattttctacattttatttatctaaataaagttgtgacattttaagtttaaatatttaatacacattttaaataaagaataatacatatgaaaaaataaatttaataattatttaataaatatttgattatttgaattaaatattgATCTCTTAAGtgttcttttttaaatgaatgatggATGAAGTTATCACACAAATTATTTCCATTATGTACTACAATACATTTCCCTtttagtttaatatttgtattttgaacACCCATGTCAGTGCGTGTACTTTTTTGTGTGATTGTGAAAAATGAATTTGTCACTGTGAATTTGACTCATGTAATTGATGAATTACAGTCCTtctgtgctttggacacaaagaATGCAATGTAGATAATATTTTACACAAgttgaaaattaattaaaagacatAGGACTTTCTTTTCTTGTGTTGGGCATCAGCAAAAAAATGCACTTTCTAAAGATATGCTGTAAACTTATGAGGAGTCATAAATTTACAGCACATCCTCAGAAAGtgcagtttttttgtattttatcttttCACAATCTCTGCTTGCAAAAAGCATGCAAACCCAGTATAGCAAATGTGATTGTCTGTGTGAACTTTGAAGAAGAGGAGGGGGGATGAAGTATATTTCCTTATCAAACCACAGATCTGAGTTTCTATTTAGCATCACgtccgagaaaaaaaaaaagaagcatttaaAGATGTGGTGCAGACTTGGACTGTCTCAGACATCTGCAGCAGCTCATTATCAAAGCTTGAAGATCAGCTTCAGATCAGAAACCATGAGGGCATCTTCTTTGTGTCTGTTGTTCGGGCTGGTCCTGCTGATGGCCCAGACTTCTGCTCAGTGTAAGTTCTCTTGAAGTACAGTTTTGTGACTAAATTATTAAGACATGAAGTTGTACATAAAGTTTAAAGGGATTCAAATGGatcaaattacaaataaaataattttacagccAGGTACCATAGTGGAACCTTAGTATGTTCATCAATGAACTTTGATTTCTCCAGTGAGCTAAAAACATACAGAGCTTGAAAGAACCCAGTAACAAACTGATGCTGATTAACCAGCCAGATATGGTCCTTCACAGAACCTAAAGTTCTAGAAAGGACCTTTATTTTGAAGGATGAATAGTATCAAAATAATATTTGGTTGGATATTCAATCAATTTTATGGTTCTTTCCTAAAACTAGATAATATATGTTATCTCACCAACAGCTCAGGCTGCTGGTCCAATTCCTGAGGAGTGTTGCTTCAATTTTATCGACTTTCAAATTCCAACCGCTAAAATTGTGAGTGCTCTGAAGACAGAATCGCATTGCCCTGTCCCTGGCATTGTGTAAGTATTTAACTCTAAAATATATTACTTAGAAAAACTAATAAACTCTCCTTTTAATTTGTAGACAAATGATAAAACGGATTTTGCGTATATATGAAAATGTGAACTTTCCCCGCAGGGTTACGACACCTAGAACCAGATTTTGTGTGGATCCAGCAGAGGACTGGATAAAGAGTTTTATGGAGAAGAAAGCagctcaacaaaacaaaaaataatactgTTACTGCTTAATACATCTGTCCTTTCCTAAGAAATGAAATTTTGCATCTCCTGAAACTGAATGTTAAACTCTtttcattggtaacactttacaataaagttcattagttaacattagttaactactttagataacatgaactaagaatgagCAATacctctacagcatttattaatcttagttgatgttaatttcagcatttatggAACCTTTTTGTAAAGAATTACCTTTTCATTTAGCACTTAATCtttgcaaataaatattaaaatgcaatgagATTACCTGGTGTCAGACTCATTTGAATGTGTGCATATTCATGTAGACCTATTAAATTAGCATAAATAGTAGACAATATGGTATAACTCTCATCAGGAAACATCTCATGTTTAATAATGTACAGTTAGGCAGTAAGAATAAAAGATGAagataacaaaaaaacaatcagaaATTTGCGTatacacatacaaataaagaAACATGTTTGTGTAAAAGACACAACAACAGTGTTGAGtcagattgttttattttattacatttctgtaaaatgtgaggagttttaatattttgaacaCTCTCATTGACATTTAGAATGTGAAGTGAGTTTATTATAAAGGGTAATCTGGGTGAGAATGGCTAAAATAACATCTGTTTAGATAAACTGATCTAGGACCAGCCATAACAATTAAAAGTCCAAGATCAGTTTAGGAACATATTGAGGGACATCTAACATAATcggatcacaaaaaaaaaaaagaataaaacatgagCAGACAAATGCTGTTAAAGTCTGCAATTTTGAGGCAGAATGTTCGCGCAATatcctgtaatattattgtaattattttatatccATCCATATAAAGAAATGACAATTGTTATTAATATCAATGATCATTTTGTATAACACCATCTATGGTAGGGACACAATTATATACGTACACAGCCAGCAAACGGGTTTAAACACATGGAAATTTGTTATTGTCATAATTTAGCTGCGCATTAATGTTAAAACAGGTCTTCACATGTTTATGACCCCAAAGAAACACACAACATCATGTCTCACACACCAGCAGAAACCAAAAACCATTCATCCATAGCTTTGTTTTCAACACATACATGCTTAGCTCTGTATGAACTCATGAAGCACTTGCTTCTGTCTGATTCTCCATCACACCCATACAAACCTACCACCAGACCATCTAACActaagttacatttacatttattcatttaacagacacttttacCCAAATTGATTTACAGCGCATTCATGCTATACGTTTTTTCCAGTATGTGTTCCATGGGAAGATGTGTCAATGTGGACTGAAGAGCTGAAAGTGTCTGTCTGTACTGtcagaaattattaaaaacattaagtattgtttataataaacacaattttaaattaaAGGAATGTTGGTCAATATTCTCACTCTAATCGAAAGGTCGAGAACATACTTGACATACTGGGCATGTGGTGCAAAATAATAGTCAACCAGAAGAGGGCGATAAAGTCGTGCGTGGATGTATCATTCCTTCATGTTACATTGGAAAGTGCAGTAAACTGTAATGTAGCACTCCAGCATGTGTTTCTTATGGGGTCATAAAACATCAGAGCATCAAAAGAGATGCAAGGAGTGTCTGGTTTTATAAGGAATGGAGCTTCATCATGTCTTTAAaagatttttccttttttcttgttcttttccattgtcctgagagaaaaaaaacagaaacattagtgaagaatttgattaaaataattattaattatggtTACtgtaaatttcaatatttttccaTGTCTTcgatttacaggtgcatctcaatagattagaatgtcatggaaaagttcatttatttcagtaattcaattcaaattgtgaaacttgtgtattaaaatcAACGCACACAGGCTAAAGTAGTTCAAGTCTTTGGTTccttaattgtaatgattttggctcacatttaacaaaaacccaccaattcacaacaaatcagaatattgtgacatgctaatcaactcaaaacacctgcaaaggtttcctgagcctttaaaatggtctctcagtttggttctctaggatac
It encodes:
- the LOC132133411 gene encoding C-C motif chemokine 4 homolog is translated as MWCRLGLSQTSAAAHYQSLKISFRSETMRASSLCLLFGLVLLMAQTSAQSQAAGPIPEECCFNFIDFQIPTAKIVSALKTESHCPVPGIVVTTPRTRFCVDPAEDWIKSFMEKKAAQQNKK